A single genomic interval of Halobacillus halophilus DSM 2266 harbors:
- a CDS encoding extracellular solute-binding protein, with product MKKKAVTLFLAITSFVLVLVGCSGGADEGSASQDEKTIEFMHLWPEGSSAQHHKIIEDIVADFESNNEGVNVEVEVLSNEQYKDKMKVLSTSNELPDVGMTWAAGYLEPYVEGDKFASLDDVLEGGLQDSFVSGTTEAYAIDGTTYGLPLELNVAPIYYNTSIFEEYGLEVPQTYEELKQVVSTLEENGVEPIALGNKDRWTGSLWYMYMADRIGGPEALTEAINGSGSFEDPAFVEAAAKIQELTDMNAFNPGFNGLSDQEAKSMFMSGQAAMYMIGTWDLPNYTTNEDVPQDFRNSVGYFKFPTVNGQGDQSSFVGGPGVGLFVAENSDVKAEAKDFVSFFVEQWGERSVQDAGVIPATKVDAESMDLPQMYVDVLNDLNNASNITLFADVQMSPDAAEVHLNQIQALFGGEITPEEFAEAHQEAMSSEE from the coding sequence ATGAAAAAGAAAGCGGTTACATTGTTTTTGGCGATTACATCGTTCGTTTTGGTTCTTGTTGGCTGCAGCGGCGGAGCGGATGAGGGTAGTGCCAGTCAGGATGAAAAAACAATTGAATTTATGCACTTATGGCCCGAAGGAAGTTCGGCTCAGCACCACAAGATAATAGAAGATATTGTGGCTGATTTTGAGAGTAATAATGAAGGCGTAAACGTTGAAGTCGAAGTATTAAGTAACGAACAGTACAAGGATAAGATGAAAGTTCTATCTACATCGAACGAATTACCAGATGTAGGGATGACCTGGGCGGCCGGATATCTGGAGCCTTATGTTGAAGGGGATAAATTTGCTTCCTTAGATGATGTGCTGGAGGGTGGTCTTCAGGACTCCTTCGTGTCAGGGACAACGGAGGCCTATGCAATAGATGGTACAACGTATGGTCTTCCACTTGAATTAAACGTTGCACCCATCTATTACAATACGTCCATCTTCGAAGAGTACGGATTAGAAGTTCCGCAAACGTATGAAGAGTTGAAGCAAGTGGTTTCCACTCTTGAAGAGAATGGAGTAGAACCAATTGCTCTAGGTAACAAAGACCGCTGGACAGGATCTCTATGGTATATGTATATGGCTGACCGAATCGGCGGACCAGAGGCCCTAACGGAAGCTATTAATGGAAGCGGTTCCTTTGAAGACCCTGCATTTGTAGAAGCAGCAGCTAAAATTCAGGAATTAACGGATATGAATGCTTTTAACCCTGGTTTTAATGGTCTTTCGGATCAGGAAGCTAAGAGTATGTTTATGAGTGGCCAGGCAGCCATGTACATGATCGGCACGTGGGATCTTCCTAACTATACAACGAATGAAGATGTTCCGCAGGACTTCAGGAACTCTGTCGGATACTTCAAGTTCCCAACTGTTAATGGCCAGGGAGATCAAAGCAGCTTTGTGGGTGGTCCTGGTGTTGGCTTGTTCGTAGCTGAAAATTCTGATGTGAAAGCAGAAGCGAAAGATTTTGTTTCATTCTTTGTAGAGCAATGGGGTGAAAGATCCGTGCAAGATGCAGGTGTGATCCCGGCAACTAAAGTAGATGCCGAATCTATGGATCTTCCACAAATGTACGTCGATGTCTTAAATGACTTAAATAATGCAAGCAACATCACCTTGTTTGCG
- a CDS encoding glycoside hydrolase family 43 protein, whose protein sequence is MSTIQNPILTGFNPDPSICRAGDDYYIAVSTFEWFPGVGIYHSKDLKNWRLISRPLNRLNQLNMKGNPDSGGIWAPALSYEDGQFWLIYTDVKVVDGQWKDCHNYLVTCDTIDGQWSDPIHLNSSGFDPSLFHDDDGKKYLVNMVWDHRIRNHNFYGIVLQEYDHGEQKLIGKPQIIFKGTDVKLTEAPHLYKLNGYYYLLTAEGGTKFEHQATIARSENLEGPYEVHPDNPLITTWPYPRNPLQKAGHASLVKTHTNEWFLVHLTGRPLTPENKPLLQPRGYCPLGRETAIQRLEWRNEWPYVVGGNQPSLSIEGPSIDEHPWGQDYDEKDDFENKELNHHFQSLRIPLGKEILSLEENPGHLRLYGKESLTSPFTQAYVARRWQHFQFTAETKVDFEPDSFQQAAGLVNYYNTRNWTALQITWDEDRGKVLDVTTCDNFTFDQPLNEPVSIPDSADSVYLRSEVKENFYYYSYSFDGEEWQGIPLTFESYKLSDDYVDGGGFFTGAFIGMQCQDLSGRSIPADFDYFIYRPC, encoded by the coding sequence ATGTCAACTATTCAAAACCCGATCTTAACTGGATTTAACCCGGATCCGAGCATCTGCCGGGCCGGCGATGACTATTATATCGCTGTCTCGACCTTTGAGTGGTTCCCTGGAGTTGGGATTTACCATTCCAAAGATTTAAAAAACTGGCGTCTTATTTCACGTCCATTAAACCGCTTGAATCAGTTGAATATGAAAGGCAATCCGGATTCAGGTGGTATATGGGCTCCTGCTCTCTCCTATGAGGACGGGCAGTTCTGGCTTATCTATACCGATGTAAAAGTAGTGGATGGACAGTGGAAGGATTGTCACAACTATCTAGTCACCTGCGATACAATCGACGGTCAATGGTCCGACCCTATCCACTTGAACAGTTCAGGCTTTGATCCTTCCCTGTTTCACGATGATGACGGAAAAAAATACTTAGTTAACATGGTGTGGGATCACCGTATTAGAAACCATAACTTTTATGGCATTGTGCTCCAGGAATATGATCATGGCGAACAGAAGCTTATCGGCAAACCACAGATTATCTTTAAAGGAACCGATGTTAAGCTAACCGAAGCTCCTCACCTTTACAAGCTGAATGGTTATTATTACTTGCTGACAGCTGAAGGTGGTACGAAATTTGAACATCAGGCGACCATCGCCCGCTCTGAAAATCTGGAAGGTCCTTATGAAGTGCATCCTGACAATCCACTGATCACGACGTGGCCGTATCCAAGAAATCCACTTCAAAAGGCTGGGCATGCGTCTTTAGTGAAAACGCATACAAATGAATGGTTCCTTGTCCACTTAACTGGCCGTCCGCTAACACCGGAAAACAAACCATTGCTCCAGCCGCGAGGATACTGCCCGCTCGGCCGAGAGACGGCCATTCAGCGCCTGGAATGGAGGAACGAATGGCCTTATGTAGTAGGTGGAAACCAGCCCTCTCTCTCGATTGAAGGCCCCTCCATCGACGAACACCCATGGGGGCAGGATTACGATGAGAAGGATGATTTTGAGAACAAGGAATTGAATCATCATTTTCAATCGCTGCGCATTCCTCTTGGGAAGGAGATACTTTCTCTTGAAGAAAATCCAGGACACTTGCGCCTGTATGGCAAAGAGTCGCTTACCTCTCCGTTTACTCAAGCTTATGTCGCCCGTCGCTGGCAGCACTTTCAGTTCACAGCGGAAACCAAAGTTGATTTCGAACCTGATTCCTTTCAGCAGGCAGCAGGACTTGTGAATTATTACAACACCAGGAACTGGACCGCTCTGCAAATCACCTGGGATGAGGATAGAGGAAAAGTCCTCGATGTGACTACATGTGATAATTTTACATTTGATCAGCCTTTGAACGAGCCGGTTTCCATTCCTGATTCAGCTGATTCCGTTTATTTAAGATCTGAAGTAAAAGAGAATTTTTACTATTATTCCTATTCCTTTGATGGCGAGGAATGGCAGGGCATTCCGCTGACCTTTGAATCTTATAAACTATCAGATGATTACGTGGACGGAGGCGGTTTCTTTACGGGAGCTTTTATAGGTATGCAGTGCCAGGATTTATCCGGCCGCAGCATACCTGCCGATTTCGATTATTTTATTTATAGGCCCTGTTAA
- a CDS encoding ROK family transcriptional regulator, with protein MKKLNTWNQYTIKNGNKSLVLETIMNQAPISRAEIANNTGLNKGTVSSQVSELLNEDLIYEKGPGESSGGRRPVMLLFNQHAGYCIGIDIGVNYLLGILTDLEGNICEETSMNFHQLSYEHINEELCKIIDQLTAAAPPSPYGIVGIGIGVPGAVNKDGKVLLAPNLGWQNVELKQPLEEKYECPVIIENEANAGAYGEKKFGAGKDGKDIIYVSVGVGIGVGLVLNGKLYRGNNGFSGEMGHMTIEVNGDKCRCGNNGCWELYASEQALIAYGKKLGFSEDQDTLAEMIELANTGDMEPIQSFRTIGAYLGVGITNIINSFNPEKVIIGNRLVAAKQWIEQPLLEKTKNNALWFQKDDLNVSFSELHTHATALGVAAFTFENFLKVDIHHAPAYKLMNK; from the coding sequence ATGAAAAAGCTGAATACATGGAATCAGTACACCATTAAGAACGGAAACAAATCATTAGTATTAGAAACCATCATGAATCAAGCTCCAATCTCCCGAGCTGAAATTGCTAATAATACCGGCCTGAATAAAGGTACGGTCTCCTCTCAGGTAAGTGAACTGTTAAATGAGGATTTAATATATGAAAAAGGCCCGGGAGAATCAAGCGGCGGCAGACGTCCGGTAATGCTTTTATTCAATCAGCATGCGGGATACTGTATTGGTATTGATATCGGAGTTAATTATCTTCTTGGCATTCTGACAGACTTAGAAGGAAATATTTGTGAAGAGACCTCAATGAATTTTCATCAGCTTTCCTATGAGCACATCAACGAAGAACTGTGTAAAATTATTGATCAATTAACAGCTGCCGCTCCTCCAAGTCCCTATGGAATTGTAGGTATTGGAATCGGCGTTCCGGGTGCAGTTAATAAAGATGGCAAGGTGCTGCTTGCCCCGAACCTTGGCTGGCAGAATGTTGAGCTTAAACAGCCGCTTGAAGAAAAATACGAATGCCCGGTGATCATTGAGAATGAAGCTAACGCAGGTGCTTATGGAGAGAAAAAATTTGGAGCCGGCAAAGACGGAAAGGACATTATCTACGTGAGTGTCGGCGTAGGGATCGGTGTCGGACTCGTACTTAACGGTAAATTGTACAGGGGCAATAACGGATTTTCCGGAGAGATGGGCCATATGACCATCGAAGTTAATGGCGATAAATGCCGCTGCGGTAATAACGGCTGTTGGGAATTATACGCCTCCGAACAGGCCCTGATTGCCTACGGGAAGAAGCTTGGCTTTTCTGAAGATCAGGATACTTTAGCAGAAATGATTGAGCTGGCAAATACAGGGGATATGGAGCCGATTCAGTCCTTCCGTACGATTGGAGCTTATCTTGGAGTCGGCATTACCAATATCATCAACTCTTTCAACCCGGAAAAAGTAATTATTGGGAACCGTCTAGTTGCAGCCAAGCAATGGATTGAACAGCCACTTCTCGAAAAAACAAAAAATAACGCTCTATGGTTCCAGAAAGATGATTTAAATGTAAGCTTTTCCGAATTACACACCCATGCCACGGCACTTGGAGTGGCTGCCTTTACCTTTGAGAATTTCCTTAAAGTCGATATTCACCACGCTCCTGCCTATAAGCTTATGAATAAATAA
- a CDS encoding manganese catalase family protein translates to MFKRINRMQIALTIPEHGDANAAAAVQELLGGKFGEMSTLNNYMYQSFGFRNKKKFKPFYDLVASITAEEFGHVELVNNSINLLTRGITFTGDPDIAPLQNGLNKRNTYQFIATAQTALPGDSMGRAWTGDNVFNSGNLVLDLLHNFFLELGARTHKMRVYEMTDHPTAREMIGYLLVRGGTHALAYAKALEIATGVDVKKMLPVPDLDNSKFDYARPFIEQGLDNILYTWSDTDYQDINKIWKGTNPESGEPLQVIQGTPKGAPIPDLDDLPEEFAPGIDRDDYERIAKKLMENL, encoded by the coding sequence ATGTTTAAGCGCATCAATCGTATGCAGATTGCTCTGACGATTCCTGAGCATGGAGATGCTAATGCGGCCGCTGCCGTACAGGAATTGCTTGGCGGCAAATTCGGAGAAATGTCCACATTGAATAATTACATGTATCAGTCCTTCGGTTTTCGTAACAAAAAGAAGTTCAAACCCTTTTATGATCTGGTGGCAAGCATTACGGCGGAAGAATTCGGTCACGTAGAACTCGTAAACAATTCCATTAATCTATTAACCCGCGGCATTACGTTTACAGGAGATCCGGATATTGCACCTTTGCAGAATGGGCTCAATAAACGCAATACGTATCAGTTTATTGCAACCGCCCAGACGGCTCTTCCAGGTGATTCGATGGGCAGAGCCTGGACAGGAGACAACGTCTTTAACAGCGGGAACCTGGTCTTAGATTTACTGCATAACTTTTTCCTGGAGCTTGGGGCCCGAACGCATAAGATGCGTGTGTATGAAATGACAGATCATCCAACGGCCCGTGAGATGATTGGATACTTATTAGTACGCGGTGGCACCCATGCGCTCGCTTATGCGAAAGCACTTGAAATAGCCACTGGTGTTGATGTGAAAAAAATGCTTCCTGTACCTGATTTGGATAATTCCAAGTTTGACTACGCCCGCCCGTTTATTGAACAGGGATTGGATAACATTCTCTATACGTGGAGCGATACGGATTATCAGGATATTAATAAGATTTGGAAAGGAACCAATCCTGAAAGCGGTGAGCCCTTACAGGTGATCCAGGGAACACCGAAAGGAGCCCCCATACCTGATCTGGATGATCTGCCGGAAGAGTTTGCCCCGGGAATTGACCGTGACGATTATGAACGGATCGCAAAAAAGCTGATGGAAAACTTATAA
- a CDS encoding YuzF family protein → MNSQNVSMNSAIDPYVYQTLMSIQGRPVVVQTTQGSVRGMLKTVMPDHIVVEVSGTPFFIRTQQIVWVFPDQR, encoded by the coding sequence ATGAATTCCCAGAATGTGTCGATGAATTCAGCGATCGATCCATATGTATACCAGACACTAATGTCCATTCAGGGGAGGCCGGTCGTTGTACAGACAACTCAGGGTTCTGTGAGGGGAATGCTGAAAACGGTTATGCCGGACCATATCGTGGTTGAAGTAAGCGGAACCCCTTTTTTCATTCGAACGCAGCAGATTGTCTGGGTCTTCCCTGATCAAAGATAA